In the Populus trichocarpa isolate Nisqually-1 chromosome 1, P.trichocarpa_v4.1, whole genome shotgun sequence genome, CTTAATTAAGAattcatattaaatatttatttgagagtataataaaaattattttaaaattatttttttatttagaaatgtattaaaataatatttttttatataatttatttttgatatcagaatatcaaaacgatttaaaaatacaaaaataatgatctaaaactaaaaaaaataatttttttaaagtatgattGGATTGCAATGTTAAATAccatctaaatataaaaatgaagtaATTAAAATTAGTGACCGGGAAAAAATGCATAGGATTTAAAGTTTGAAGATAGATTTGAATTGGTTCATCACATGAGTGGTGTTTGGACTTTATTGATTGTATCATTCAAGTGCATCAATTCTTCATGCATGAAAAACTTCCCCCTCTCCTCCACCTGAAAACCCTAATCTGTGACGGATCCGATGACCGAATGACGATCACAATTCAATGGCCGTGCAATCATGGTGGCTACAGTTTTTTCAAGTGGCGCGATTTACTTTTTGTGAGCATGGAAGCTTATAATCCTTGAGTTGCCATGGAAGtgactaaaaatataattacttcTATAGCATgcatgatatttaattattaaaaagcgCATAATTATACGATATATTGGATCTTAAATCTTGAGATACTAACATAGTTTCATTTTCAGTaaaaatataacctttttttttctaaaaaataaaaaaatatataaaacctaTTCTCTTTTGAAACAGTCATCACAtcccttaatttttcttaatcattgttttagtatttttttattttgtgtctatagatctagattttttatttaaatctataTGATCCCGTGTCGTAATCTCTTGTTcgtaaaggttttttttttttttttctttttaataaaggtAATATTATCTCAACTGAGATCTGGTAATGCGATCCATCGTGTAATCATCTTTTACATAGAGAGCCACAATTTAAGAATTTCAAAGGATTTTTTCATCGTTTAAATAATTGAAAGGATTCTAATTATTGTCTTGAAAATcattcaaataacaaataatttctatgattatatataaaaaatagtttatttgtattttatttagtattaatgaaattactatatttttttctaaaaaaaaaaagatgcgtATAATTGATAAACTCGAATGGGACGTGGGAGTAAGCTTTTAATTAAAAGTTCCAGAGGGTTTAACGACAAAGGTTTCTCACCCATCATGTGGGGGACAGCTCACGTTGAagacattaattaataatgcatAAAGCTGGTTGTTCACGTGTTTGTTTGTAATAAAATCTCCCGTTgccatttcaaattttgaatccCTTCAGTTTGATCGATCCAACTCCTTCCCTCTACGcttccttttatgtttttttttttttttaatatcagaatattaaaataatcagaaaatattaaaatattcaaacacAGGTAGAAATGTAATGCCATTatgttcctttttattttcttggtgttTTGGTGTTGtggcaaaatatattttttaaaggatttttttaaaatttattttaaatattaatacattaaaataattagaaaacatcAAAACACTTAAACGCAGATAAAAATACAATGCCAAACAATCTCCAGTCATagagaaaaaatagtttgatttactaaataatttctattttctaatACTGGATctcatatataattacattttaaatctTAGTTTGTAAAAGTTAAATagagatatattttatttatttattttacatgtaaaaactCATCACGCAATAGTTTtaactcaatatatattttaaaacctataatttttaactgcaattaaaactattttttaaaaaacctactTTTTTAGATCTCAACCATGAAAATTATCACAATACAAATCACACACACTAAATTAAAATCGGATACTTGATAAACACCATTGTTCcattattgaaaaaagaaaagaaaaattacatatcaaattatatcttgaaaataatatctaatttttaaaacctcagctgcaaaaactattataatacgGAATACATACTAAATTAGAACCGGATCTTCGATAAACACCATTGTTccgttattaaaaaaattacatatcaaATTATACTATTGACAATAACAACatgatgatttattatttttatttttaatttctgctAAAAGAAAGTAACATAATTCTACAAGAATGGTAAAAATTACTACTGTGCCTTCTAATACCAGAATCTGGACTTTTTATTCTCAAAATGTTCAATCAAATTGTTGGTATTTTCCTACAAACAAAAATTGGATTCAACTCTATTTGccggaaaaaagaaaaccctaggGTTAGAAGAGCTCATGGAGGGAGGGAGTTTATGTGctgctttttctttcttacaTCATTTAAAATGCAAGTGCATTTTTAAGCTTCgcttttaaacaaatatctttcAACGGCTCCAAAAACAGTCCTTGCCTTTTCtccatcattttaaaaaattcatactaTTATCACCACCCACCGCTCTTCTCTATTGTAAAACACagctatcatcatcatcaatattatgaTTACATTTAGGGATGTTAGATACTgcggtaaaaatattatttattattatttctttgtttaaattatttgtttaaatttttttaatgtgttatattaaaaataaatttttttaaaaatattattttaatatattaaaaaaaatactttaaaaaataacggaACTAAATTATCGACTATTCCGTGTCTAACttaaaattgtaaataataaaaacaccttaatttcaaattacaatcaagtaattaaaaaattaaattcaaaatctcaaaaGGTCAgctaattaaattcttaaaggAATTTCTCATAATCCagtcaaattaaaatcaacaattCTCGGACTTTACTTTTTCAGTCAAATAATAACGATatcttgttaatattttttggaagtAATAAATGAACATCaacaacattaaaatattacatCATTTCGGAGAAACTAGAATgccatttttcatgttttttaaaccCAACACTGTCCCGCCCTGACTTCTTCTTCATTGCTCTCTTACATCCTTTGCTTTGTGAAGATATACATTTGTGAAGATATAGCACACAACTGCAGGTCTCTAATCTATACATTCACATTTGTGAGTTTGTAAGCTTACATTTTCACCACGATGCATATGATTGTTGCCGGCGTGTGTAGTCTTTTTCTGTGTTCTTCGGGTTTTTGGCGATTATCTGGTTTTTGGCTTGCTAGATTTATACGGGTTTAATGGGTTATTTGCAATTTGTGAAATTTTGAAGGTTTTTGGACATGGGTTTTGGTAAAAgataggctttttttttttttttttttgggggggggggggttcttGGGGCACAACTAGCTTGTTTATTGACCagcattttctgtttttttttttcttaggaagTCTGGAGAAGTGAAAGAAATTTGAGTGTTTTCTTGCAGGTAAATTtatagaagaagaagttgatatCTTTTATTAggaattgtatttattttttgaaatggcCAAGGtgtccaaaataaataaagaaaaggaaagagaagacaATGAGattcagaattttatttttggaaacataaggtttatttgtttcttgtttgtgtGTTACAAGTTGGAGTCTTGAAATTCGGATTCAAAATCTTGGAATTTGGATACAGATACCAGCTTGCTTAGTAGAATCTTGGGATTCAAGATTTTTCAAGGAAAGAACGCTTTGCCTTTATTTTCATGGTTGCCACTAAGATTTATATCCCATTATTAAGTAATGTATAAGATTTATATCCCATTATTAAGTAATGTATGTGAATTTTGTTGATTCTGTATCTTGGTGATTGCAGTCTCAATCTTTTTTAGGGCAAGTTTTTCTCAAGAAGATAGAACTTTTGGGTACATTGAGAATTTTCAACTTGAACTCCAGATACATATCcatgaaatttgaattgttaatGATCTTTTCACACAATATTTCTCCATGCAATTGGAGtcggacttttttttttacttgatctGTGTAGATCTAaaggttttatgatttttttgtgtgatttgGCAATTCGGTTTATGTTTGATAAAGTGCTCAGATGcacattataaaattttttgccagattctatttctttctttttattcagaAATGCACACAAAATAGCAGGTTTTGTTTCTTGACGATGGTATCTATTTGAGGGAAATTTCCTGATttatagataattttgatgaaaattctAATGAGCCTATAGTAAAAGTGGCGAGTGGGGTTATTCTTTGATGTCTCGTTTGGAACAAATATCCCTTATTCTTCTGACGTGCATTCCCATTGCTTATAAGTTATGGCTCATAATTTCTAGATTATCTAAGTGATGCCTCAATATGTAGAGTTTCTTGGCTTAGAATATCTTGATGATTGTGCTGATATGGTCGTTCTATTGCAGGTTACTTGCCTACTTTCTGGTTAATGCTTTGTGTTGTTCTTATCTACGGCTTGTAAATATGAAGAAGGAAAACACACTTCCTTCTAATTTTAGGCAACTTAATGGTCCAGTAACACGAGCAGCTGCCTTGCGTGCTTCTGGGAAGATGCCACCTTTAAAGGCATCCTCAAAACAAGACCAGAAAAGGATTTTGCGAGCAAATCCAAAAAGAGCAGCCTTAGATGAGAACAACACTAGTGGACCTGCTAATGCAGGTAATCAACGTAAGAGGAGAGCAGTGCTTCAGGATGTCACAAATGTTTGCTGTGAGAATTCGTATACGAGTTGCTTCAGCGCAACTAAAATTCAGGTGGATGTGCTGTCCTTTTGTGCATTGCTAATGTCTATTCTGGACCTTCTTGTGTACTAAATCGATCTTGTAtgctgcaaagaaaaaaaaaggacatgatGAGGACAAAATTTGGCTTAGCAAATGAAAAATTAGTACCTACTTCTCTTTCATGATTATAATATAAGGGGCTAAATGAACAGGATATGGTTTCTTGCTCACGTGAAAATGTCTACTACATTGCTGCATTTCCTGAAAATTAGACCCCATCTGTCATGAattcgtttctttcttttttcctaaaTCTAGAatcttaaattttcttctttaattctgCTGCTTGTCAGGCTAAGATAGCTAAAAAGGGTCAGCTCAAAGTATCAAAAATTGCCCCTTCAGTTTCCCTAGAACACCGACATCTTAGAgctaattcaaagaaaaaaattatttgtcaaGAAGTAAAAAGAGTACCTTACTCTGAAATTGTATGCTCAAGTACTCAAGAAAAAGATGTATCTTCTCAACCCAGTGGCATAAGGGGGGTTGGCATAGATGATCCTCAGCTTCCTAATCAGTGTTCGAGAGTGCCTTCACATCCCCATAATTCTCCAAAGAAAGGTCAGATTCTACTCAAACTCTTCGCTTTAAACATGGCAATCTTGATGGATACCTTCATTTTAACTTGGTgataaaaagggaaaacaaaggGGTGCATCTTGGTTGGAGGTTTGTGTACTCGGTGTCCTGTTTCAACATCCATTGATGCAGTCTTCGAGTTATGTAACAATgttcttatttatttctttgaacCTACTTCTATATAAATGAGATACTATGAAGTCAATGAAGTTCATTATAGTAGTGAAAAGGCTGTTATGTGGTACAATTATAGTATTATTCATgagtttttgtcaaattgagaGCTCATAGGACCAAGCAGGAAGCAGAGTTGTATAAAAATGGAACAAGTGAAATTCGTTATAGTAGTGAAAAGTGGTCAAAGAGCTGTTACGTGGTACTATTGTTCATTGGCTTTTGTCAAATGGAGAGCCCAGAGGACAAAGTGGTTATGTGAACAAATTCTTAGGGTCTGACAGAGGAAGTCTTGCAATCAAAGTCTGGTCGTTTCCTCCTTTACAGCAATGGATGCTTATGTAATGGTGTCCATCAATTGTTGAACAGGCAATCTATGGCATGCAATTATAGCAACAATTCAAATTCGAATTCTAAAAGCTTAAGTTCATTATAGCAGTAGCTGCTGCATGGAGTTCAAggtctcaaaataaaaacattaaatttggtatctattaaaaataaatgtggcTAAGAAGAACTTTGGCAGAAACGCTTAAGCCAATTACCATTGTTTAACTCTTTTGACTCTTTTAACTTGATTGCATACTGTCTACCACTGTGTTATGCCCGTCATGCTTAGAACAGCTGATCCGCAAAGTTTAAATGCAAAGATTTTCTTTAGAAAGACGGTACCGAGGAATTTGATTGTTACCCTCTTAAAGCTAAACAGTTATCGTAATAGTAATCCTCTTCTTCAGCCACATGCATCTAATGAATTTATGAGGTCAAATCCATTTTGGGTCACTGGTTGCTAGGTAAGACTTCCTAGTTTGTATTATTCAATAGAAGTTGCTAAAATGGAATATCACGAGTCACACAAACTTACGGGAATAAACTACTACCTTAAAGTAATGTTCTCCAAATTTTCTTCTGTTgtgtatgcatgcatgcagcgggtaatgatatttttctctcaaatGGTCATGGCAGAGAAATGTAATGTTTCGGAGAATCAGAAGATATCACGTGATCAAGAATTTATAGACATTGATAGCAATCACAAGGATCCTCAACTTTGCAGCCTCTACGCTGCTGATATCTATAGCAATTTACGTGTTGCTGAGGTTTGTACtttatatgcaaaaaaattCTCATTCTTTATCTACCCCTTcctttttttactctttttttttcataatttcgtTCTCTGTGAATGCAAACGCAAATCTTTTTTCAACAAAAGGTTTTAAAGCTTTTATCCATGCATGTTCCATGTTTTTAATGCCATATGTGGAGACTTTGAAAGAGGAAACATTCActagctctctttttttttccctcttggtAAATACTGATGTTAGCTTATTGTTTATTACTCTGTTTCTGCAGCTTGTCCGAAGGTCTCTTCCTAATTTTATGGAAACAGTGCAACGAGACATCACTCAAAGTATGAGAGGGATTTTAATTGATTGGCTTGTTGAGGTCAGTGTAATTTCATTGCCTGAGATTATTCTTGTTATGCTCTTAGATGTTTTGCTTTGACTTCGCAATTTACATTGGCTGTTTGTTATTTGATAAGAAAAGATTGTTTGTTATACCATCAATGATGCTATACTTCTATTCGTGCTTGCAGAGATGCACATCTTTCTcacaaaaaactattataatctatattcaactaaaaaaattaagctcgTCGTTAAGGATAAATAACATGGCTTATCCTTTCAATCTAGATGAATGTTTAGCTTAATCAAAAGTTACTCAAGATCTTGTACAGCATTTATTTCTTTGCAGTTTAAGTCTTACTTTGTCTGACttattgtttatggtttttctaATCCATCATATTCAATGGATTAATTCTCATTCACTAGATGGTTTAGATAACAAAgagaatatttgtttaattagaaTTAGTAAAGGATCTTCCAAGGCATACTTTACGGGAAGGAAGACACGGTCTACTCATGAAGAGAAAGCCAATCCTTTTAAGTtttgatctatatttttattgagtttaatCCCTAATTATCTTTATACCAAGCATGAAGTGACATCTCATGATCCAGAGAGTTCTCCATTCATTGactgaaaattcaaaatgaagaagcaatatttgtttctcatataaaaagaaatctgTTATCATACTCATGTTCTAGTTCAGTTtctcatatttgttttattttgtatttttctagcCCTTCTtaagtcttttttctttttctttttttctagatGCAGCAGCTCTTGTTTTAGTTCCCGAGTCttcctttcaatttatatttcatGATGTCTTCTAGATCCTTCAACCATAGTTCCTGGATAGGCAAccatttttccattttttcgAGTGTCAGTGTTTTGTATCAGAATTTCCTCTTATTTCTCTGTGCATGGAGCAGGGAAATCCTCAATGTGACATTTCAggattatatatatgaatgtgGGTGTACTTGCGTGCATCGTTCCTAGATAGGCAACCATTTTTCGAGTCAGTGTTTTGTATCAGAATTTCCACTTATTTCTCTTATGCATGGAGCAGGGAAATCCTCAATGTGACACTTCAGGATTAtacacgcacacacacacatgtatatgTAGGTATGAATGTGTGTGTACTTGCATGCATGCGTGTTTGGATTCATCAACAGGTGCAATTTTGATGTCCAACTCCCTCAAACTCAAGCTAAATTAAACTCAAGTAGTCAATTTTTCATTGAGGCATAATGCATATCCAAGGTCTGTGCCATGAATGTCAAAGAAACAAAGGTAGTTCTCATAAGAAGAttgtgacaaaaaaataaaaacaaaatttgacaagttatcattttttaattctttttgaaaTACTATATTCGATTAAAGCTTCAGATTAATTTGAACTACCCTTATAGGGATTTGAAACCATAATAGCATCAATGTAACTGTTGACCCTATAACAGCTGTTAGTAACGTAGTATGTAAACGTTTGTGTATTTGAcatatgcttttcttttcctttcaattagACCACTCTCCAcgaaataatattattgcaaAAGTTTTAGTTAGGCATCCACTATGTTTGGGAAAAGGTTGTTGCAGATTATATCTGTTTATGTGGAAAAGTATTTTGATGCTGTATGCTGTatgctttgtgttttttattctttataaatATGTTTCGTTTGAACTGTAACTATCATTCATAGTTCATTTCTGTGTTGAATGCACTCTATGGAAACAAActcttttatcttaattttcacCTTTTATAGTTTCTCAATGTACTGTAACAGTTTTATAGTTCACACCCTCCAACTTAgtcatttagtttattttattcataaaatcaTAATCAATTGAATGATTTGGATCTGTAAActcatatagtttttatatgaattatgaaTTCCAAACAAATAATTCACAGATCTGTTTGAACTTGCTTTCAGGTGTCTGAGGAATATAAGTTAGTGCCAGACACGCTTTACCTTACAGTATATCTCATAGATAggtttctctctcaaaattacATTGAAAGACAGAGACTTCAACTACTTGGTATCACTTGCATGCTAATAGCTTCGTAAGTTCTTCATATCTTTTGCAATGTTCAGTGCACATAACGGTAACATGAGATTTTAATGAAAGGCTGGGTGcacatagcaaaaaaaaaaaaaaaaaaaaaaatttctttcttagTTTAGGAGCTAATTGAAATATCCATTCTAgaggtgaaaatattttattattcagaGCCGTAAATTACCTGGTATTGGTTTGTTTAGTTTGACGTTAAATGTATTACTCTGTGTCCTGAAGCAAATATGAAGAGATTTGTTCGCCGCGAGTGGAAGAATTTTGCTTCATCACTGACAACACATACACGAGCCATGAGGTATGTCATCATTGTTTGTTTGCCAAATGAGTGCATGAATTACTGAAGCTGTGAAGCGAATATCATCTTCCTTTTAGTTTATGTCTTCCATCTATTCAAATCTATCACATCTGTCAGTCCTTTCTTATTTTGCGTACCTTTGCCAGCTCtttaaaaattgatatgaaGAATCATATAACCCTGTTTCTGTCATTTTCTCCTTCATTTGTGTGCTGATTTGGTGGTCTGGAAGAAAAATGACTAAACAACATGTGAAATTTgagattggattaaaaaatgtaaaacagTAATACAAAACCCTTGTATAATACGAGTTGAcatttactttctttctttctttctttctttgtttgtttttttttttttttgtattttgccTCCCTGTTGGAATATTTTTGGTGTTGGTCCTGACCAAAGTCTGGAGCAGGTGCTAAGGATGGAGACTCaagtgttaaatttttttggctttcaaaTATTTGCTCCCACTGCAAAAACGTTTCTGAGGTGCTTCAGCTAATCGAATTTTcacctttttatttatgattacaAGAAATCATTTCAGTATCAATAATGCAGTTGCTTCTgcaaatttctttgttttcaggAGATTTTTACGTGCAGCACAGGCATCATACAAGGTAATGTGGTTGGTTTAGTTCATATCCAGTTTGTTTCAGAAGATACTAGCCTCTGTTAATTAAAAAGTGACATTTACATATGTAATTGCACATTTGCAGAGCCCTAGCTATGAACTAGAGTACCTGGCTGATTACCTAGCAGAACTGACATTAGTTGACTACagtttcttgaattttcttcctTCTGTCATTGCCGCA is a window encoding:
- the LOC7490979 gene encoding cyclin-A2-4 yields the protein MKKENTLPSNFRQLNGPVTRAAALRASGKMPPLKASSKQDQKRILRANPKRAALDENNTSGPANAGNQRKRRAVLQDVTNVCCENSYTSCFSATKIQAKIAKKGQLKVSKIAPSVSLEHRHLRANSKKKIICQEVKRVPYSEIVCSSTQEKDVSSQPSGIRGVGIDDPQLPNQCSRVPSHPHNSPKKEKCNVSENQKISRDQEFIDIDSNHKDPQLCSLYAADIYSNLRVAELVRRSLPNFMETVQRDITQSMRGILIDWLVEVSEEYKLVPDTLYLTVYLIDRFLSQNYIERQRLQLLGITCMLIASKYEEICSPRVEEFCFITDNTYTSHEVLRMETQVLNFFGFQIFAPTAKTFLRRFLRAAQASYKSPSYELEYLADYLAELTLVDYSFLNFLPSVIAASSVFLARWTLDQTSHPWSPTLEKYTSYKASDLKTTVLAMQDLQLNTSGCPLNAIRMKYRQPKFKSVSALSSPKLLETLF